In Nicotiana tabacum cultivar K326 chromosome 11, ASM71507v2, whole genome shotgun sequence, a single window of DNA contains:
- the LOC107788302 gene encoding uncharacterized protein LOC107788302: MEKESEKKKPRILCLHGFRGSAEILKKLVLRWPESVVDKLDLVFLDAPFPAQGKSALEGFFDPPYFEWFQSNKDFTEFYNFEECVEYIEDFMSKHGPFDGILGFSQGAVLGAAIPGMQRERVALTKVPEIKFVIIISGAKLGGPTYGVPQLAANAFSSPVNCPSLHFLGETDFQKKDGEILLESFVDPQVIHHSKGHTIPRLDDSSLEIMLGFIEKIQKL; the protein is encoded by the exons ATGGAAAAGGAATcagagaagaagaaaccaagaaTCCTTTGCCTCCATGGCTTTAGAGGCAGTGCTGAAATCCTCAAGAAATTGGTTCTCCGGTGGCCGGAATCCGTCGTAGATAAATTAGATTTGGTTTTTTTGGATGCACCTTTTCCAGCTCAGGGAAAATCTGCACTTGAGGGTTTCTTTGATCCTCCTTACTTTGAATGGTTTCAATCAAACAAG GATTTCACAGAGTTTTATAACTTTGAAGAATGTGTAGAGTACATAGAAGATTTTATGTCAAAGCATGGACCTTTTGATGGTATTCTTGGTTTCTCACAA GGAGCAGTTTTAGGTGCAGCAATACCAGGCATGCAAAGGGAAAGAGTGGCTCTAACAAAAGTTCCAGAGATAAAGTTTGTAATCATAATATCAGGGGCAAAACTAGGAGGGCCTACATATGGGGTACCACAATTGGCTGCCAATGCATTTTCTTCTCCTGTCAACTGCCCATCCCTTCACTTTTTAG gaGAGACGGATTTTCAGAAAAAAGACGGTGAAATTCTGCTGGAGAGTTTTGTTGATCCACAAGTGATTCATCATTCTAAAGGCCATACCATACCAAGACTAG ATGATAGCAGCCTTGAAATAATGCTTGGGTTTattgaaaaaattcaaaaactttGA